The Silene latifolia isolate original U9 population chromosome Y, ASM4854445v1, whole genome shotgun sequence sequence ACACATTGCCAACTTCTCATCTGCTACATCATCAGGTCCAACAACACCAGTTTTAACTGCTACACAAGCAGCTAGTAGACAGGGTACACAGGCTGTTATTTCTGCTATTTCGCCTGAAACCAATTTTCTGATATCCAAATCTTCATTGCCCTTTGCAACAAATCGTCTGCACACTGTCAAGTTAAAGTCTAAACTAGTTAATAGTAAGTCAGACACACTAGACACACCTTTGGCACCTCCGGATGAAGATTTAGTCGACAACGTGAATGTGAAGCCGTTCAAACCAAGACGCCACAAGGTCGTAGTACCTGATTGGCCTGATGAAGTAGCATTTGATGAGAAAGATGAGGTTATGACTGTCGGTAAATTTCTTTACTTTACGCAATCTATTAAAAGACATTATATATTTCACTCTTCTTATTTACTAAATTTGCTTATTTTCCGACGGGTTTGCATCCACTTGAATTATTCTTTGtctattttgttctttttttaaGAGTTTTGTGATCTTATTTGTTCTTTACATATCACCATTCCGTTTGTGCTGGATTCTTGACAGATAAGGAAGGAAACTATAAGACGGTCAATAACGCTATTCAACCGCATGATGTTTGGCATGATGACAGTACTAAGTACTTTGTGACGTTTAATGAGTTTCATCAACCACTCAAAATGGGAGGACATATTCTTATTAGATTTATCGGCCATGTTGCAAAAACTGAGCAGATTTGTCCTATTAATGAATTAGATTGGCGCCATGTTAGTCCACAATTGAAAGTTGACATCTTAAAGCTAATTCGAGTATGCTTTTAGTATATttggattctttttttttttatcttaatTGACAAGATAATAATTCTTAATAGTATATTTGACTATCTTCTTTACTTCTCCTTTTCAAGGATCGTTTTGTGATACCTGATGGAGAATTATTTGACCGTGCAATTCTCAAGCGCACGGGTAACAGTGTGAGGCAATATAGACATCACTTGAAGAAGTTGTTTTTCAAACCAACGACTAAGACCAAAGAACAGATATATGAAGTAGTGCCTAGTGGACATCCTCGTCCTAGTTGGATTCGTTTGGTTGATTATTGGTATTCTGATAAGGGAAAGGTACACCTTAAATTTAAAATGTGAAACAAAGTGTTCTTTATTCTCGCTGGTTAATTTCAAATTTTATAGTTTTATAGTGAAAGTATGTGTAATATTTTCCATGTAATATTTTCCATACAGAGATTGTCCTAATGTGGAAAAGAAGCACGTGCTAATCAAAATCATATGCATACAACAGGGCCTACTAGCTATGCTAACATACGAGCTGATTTCGTATAATTTTCATCTCTTAAACAACTTCTCATGTGTGTTCAATTTGGAATGTATTATATGCTCGACTTTTTTAatattgtttttaatattgttgtGTGACCAATAggaagaaaagaataaaagagaaCCAAGTGTTTTGGAGATTTTCAAGCAAACGCATCGTAAGAAAGATGGAACATTTGTAAAAGACACGGTGACAGAGGATTTCTTGGTAAGCATGTCCtatttcttgttttcttttatcCTTTCTTGAAAAGCACTTCATACCCAAAAGCTGGCCAAAGTGTGACTGTTATCCCATAAGAAATATTGTGACGGAGTGAGAGAAAAGCGGAGGAGGAAGATGAAGGGATATGAAAGTAGGCGATAGGAAAAGGGGGGGGAGCAATCTCATCTTTATCTGTACTAGTGAGCAAGATTGTTTGGGAAGAAATAAATTCATCTTTTGATACTATATTCTGAAATTAGTTCAAATGACCTGCTACCTTCAACGCATTCCATTTTCGTCCGTCGGATTTATTTTCCGACGAGTTTTGAGGCTTATATACAtgtattttattgcttttttccggaaaattttgagAAACTAGGGTTCTTGCGATTTCAAGTTGGGATTTTTCATTGGCTTAACTTTGATTTGAAACTCAATTTGAAGGAATTCTTTGAAGGTTTGTGTTACGGTTTCTTGATCGACAAATAGCAATTTTTCTTGTTTGAATAGAGATAAATTAGCGTTCTTAAGATTTGTAATTGTGACTAGAAGATTTTCATAAAGTGTAGCTTACTAGTTGGTGAATGAAGATTACCGGATGTTTTACCTGGTTTTATAGGTCGAAATGTTGCAAGTGCGGAGGAGTAAATAAGGACGATATCAGGgattattttgagttaaattgAAGTCTGAAATATTATGAGAATATGGCTAATAGTTTAGATTGAAAATTGCTTCCTTCCCCGTATTGTAGTAGTGCACTAGTATTTTTCCTTGCTTCCTTGCTTTAGATTGAAATTATCTTAATATACTTATTAAGATCTATATTTTATTGTACTTTATGTAGATTGATGTAGATGCAAGTATTGATATGGAAACCGTCATGCAACCATCTAATTCCAAATCTCGTGTACAACTTGAGAATGAAGCATTTAACAAAGTAATGTATGGCAAGGATACCCCTACACGTCCAGTTGGTTATGGATATGGTGTAAAACAAAGTGATGTGTTTGGAGTACATAGTATCTTTAGAAAAGAAGGATTTGGTTGTGGAGCGAGTACTAGTCTAGCCTTAGAAAATATGAAGAAGGCTGTGGCTGATGTGACCAAGGAAAATAAAGAGCTAAAAACGAAGTGCAATGAGAGTAATGGACTGTTGAAAAAAATGACGACACAGTTTGCTCAAATATTGGACCTCTTTAGTACTGGACAAGCTACGACTGAAGTTATAGACATGGCAAAATCCGTCTTGAATATAAACTTGGGCAGTACAGAggtttgtttaatttttttacttatattttttttttaccatggcCGAGAGCCTTGCTTTGTTTATTAGTGTGAATGCCGCTTAATATGTGGAATTCACCCAACTAGCTACTCACCCAAATAATTGCCGCGAGTAGGTCTTCTTTCTTCTCCGTTGAGTTTTTTTCTCTCTTGATTAATCGATTCTCTTTTTGTAAAAGTTTGTTTCTGTGGGCTTAAATGGAAATGATTCTGTGATTGCAATGGCAAAAACCATGCGCATGCTTAGACTCTCTTCTTACCAAGTCACCAAATTGCATTAATATAATTTGGTCAAGTTTGGTAGATAATCTTTTTTCATGAAAAATACATTGCTCACGAAGAACTTATCATGTTGCTTATAGTTTGTTGAGATATGTAGTCATACTTACCTTGCCCCCTTGTTTGAGATTGGAATATCATCTTTACCTCTCCGTTTTTTTGGTATCATTTTTGCTTTCCGTTTGTACTCTTATGCTTTGTCTGATTTGCGTTTGCTGCTCTCTAATTGCTTGCTTTTGGCCATTTCTACTGTTATATATGTTCTTATATTGCATTCCAAATGTTCGGCTAAATGCCTAAAAAAATTATGTGTTGTTATTTATGAATGTAGTGATGAAATCTCTTGAGTCTCAATCTAAATCTTGTGTAATAGTCTCATTCTCTCGCTAATTTTCTCTCTTCTTACCTGTCGACGGGTAATTCCGTTCAGCACAATTTGAAACATTTTTGTGAAGTGTATATGTACTAATCAAAAAatatttatattaattatattttcTTTACCCGTTATAGGTTTTAGATTCATCAGATGGTGATGATGCACCTTCATATGTTGATTGAAGATGTGCCTTCATATGTTGATTGGAGTTCCTTTGACATTACGCCTACATGATTGAAGTCCCTACCACATTCAAACTACTCAAATGTCCCTGTCTAGCTAGTTACGTAGCATTTCTTACGATTTTTTTTGGACAATTTTATGTTGGATTTTACTATCTTTCGGATCCTttttgatatttttgattttgtcGTACTATAAAGTACGTACTAGTTTATATTAGTTAAATTGTCAATGCTAGCTCGCTATAGTATTTGTGATGGAGACGATATATGTATCAAACGT is a genomic window containing:
- the LOC141626492 gene encoding uncharacterized protein LOC141626492, whose translation is MTVDKEGNYKTVNNAIQPHDVWHDDSTKYFVTFNEFHQPLKMGGHILIRFIGHVAKTEQICPINELDWRHVSPQLKVDILKLIRDRFVIPDGELFDRAILKRTGNSVRQYRHHLKKLFFKPTTKTKEQIYEVVPSGHPRPSWIRLVDYWYSDKGKEEKNKREPSVLEIFKQTHRKKDGTFVKDTVTEDFLIDVDASIDMETVMQPSNSKSRVQLENEAFNKVMYGKDTPTRPVGYGYGVKQSDVFGVHSIFRKEGFGCGASTSLALENMKKAVADVTKENKELKTKCNESNGLLKKMTTQFAQILDLFSTGQATTEVIDMAKSVLNINLGSTEVLDSSDGDDAPSYVD